Proteins from a genomic interval of Lycium ferocissimum isolate CSIRO_LF1 chromosome 2, AGI_CSIRO_Lferr_CH_V1, whole genome shotgun sequence:
- the LOC132048411 gene encoding GRAS family protein RAM1-like, whose amino-acid sequence MSVMNNSLCGSMGNLKNDIKSEVGSLKSEIGSLKSENSYSKLPIDDSLASSESKKVSSDFELNCGSLAPTSLTFPAKFEVDDDVEIQSPDNSNWESFFADQLEGDFMISSPIRNLPSPQPASSFGTTTHNNNNNNNYNAYAHHQGIHGPSMMMCSPPRSPLGPNNYHSSNKGKGLSPLQRVFNSPNNNQFMQIESFNLPALESFLDDDYDKEDLASSYSTLKVSGSGVAGSSSESFDALSVVPDLLECLALPNSSSNTSGSFMGSLLSNTSAGQVFSQDDEIFQTGSIAPLSQQLHQERQHEKQQRPIHVQPPSTQQQHTQIINHNLVVAAPDHQEQDSGLQLVHLLLACAEAVSKEDYMLARRYLHHLNRVVTPIGDSMQRVASCFTEALSSRLAATLATKPSTSNPKPFNPFPPNSLEILKIYQILYQACPYVKFAHFTANQAIFEAFEAEERVHVIDLDILQGYQWPAFMQALAARPGGAPFLRITGVGPSPEAVRETGRCLTELAHSLHVPFEFHPVGEQLEDLKPHMFNRRIGEALAVNSVNRLHRVPGNCIGNLLAMIRDQAPNIVTIVEQEASHNGPYFLGRFLEALHYYSAIFDSLDATFPADSSQRAKLEQYIFAPEIMNIVSCEGGERVVRHERLEKWRRLMEGKGFKGVALSANAVTQSKILLGLYSCDGYKLTEDNGCLLLGWQDRAILAASAWRC is encoded by the exons ATGAGTGTGATGAACAATTCTTTGTGTGGTAGCATGGGGAATTTAAAGAATGACATAAAAAGTGAGGTTGGCAGCTTAAAGAGTGAAATAGGGAGTTTAAAGAGCGAGAACTCATACAGCAAGCTGCCGATAGATGACTCTCTTGCTTCTTCTGAATCCAAGAAAGTCTCCTCTGACTTTGAACTTAATTGTGGCAGCTTAGCACCTACCAGTCTCACTTTCCCTGCCAAATTCGAAGTGGACGATGATGTTGAAATCCAATCTCCTGATAACTCAAATTGGGAATCCTTCTTTGCTGATCAGCTCGAGGGAGATTTCATGATCTCTTCCCCCATCAGGAACCTTCCCTCGCCTCAACCTGCTTCCAGTTTCGGTACTACTactcacaataacaacaacaacaataactataaCGCTTACGCACATCATCAGGGAATTCATGGGCCGAGCATGATGATGTGCTCCCCTCCTCGTTCTCCCCTGGGACCTAATAATTACCACTCGAGTAACAAAGGCAAGGGTCTGAGCCCACTCCAGAGAGTTTTCAACTCTCCTAATAATAACCAGTTCATGCAAATTGAGAGTTTTAACCTGCCAGCTCTTGAGAGTTTCTTGGATGATGATTATGACAAGGAGGATCTAGCATCCTCTTATTCCACCCTCAAAGTTTCAGGTAGTGGTGTAGCAGGTTCCTCTTCCGAGTCGTTTGATGCTCTGTCGGTAGTTCCTGATTTGTTGGAGTGCCTGGCGTTGCCAAATTCATCATCCAATACGTCCGGTAGCTTTATGGGATCATTACTCAGCAACACATCTGCCGGCCAAGTATTTAGCCAAGACGATGAGATTTTCCAGACGGGTTCTATCGCTCCTTTGTCACAACAGCTACATCAAGAAAGGCAGCATGAAAAGCAACAAAGACCAATACATGTTCAACCAccatcaacacaacaacaacatacgcAAATTATCAATCACAACTTAGTTGTTGCTGCACCTGATCATCAG GAACAGGACAGTGGCTTACAATTGGTGCACCTTCTCCTAGCTTGTGCAGAAGCAGTCTCCAAAGAGGACTACATGTTGGCAAGACGATATCTTCACCACCTGAATCGAGTAGTCACCCCTATCGGCGACTCCATGCAACGTGTCGCTTCCTGCTTCACCGAAGCTCTTAGTTCTAGACTTGCAGCAACTCTAGCTACTAAACCCAGCACTTCTAACCCTAAACCTTTTAACCCTTTTCCTCCTAATTCCCTCGAAATCCTTAAGATCTATCAGATTCTTTACCAAGCCTGCCCTTATGTCAAATTCGCTCATTTCACAGCTAATCAAGCCATATTTGAGGCATTCGAAGCTGAAGAGCGCGTTCATGTGATTGATTTAGACATCCTTCAAGGTTATCAATGGCCGGCTTTTATGCAAGCGTTAGCAGCCCGACCAGGTGGTGCTCCGTTCCTTCGTATCACAGGAGTCGGCCCGTCTCCCGAAGCAGTTCGGGAAACGGGCCGATGTTTAACCGAACTGGCCCACTCCCTGCATGTTCCGTTTGAATTTCACCCAGTGGGCGAGCAACTTGAGGATTTGAAACCACACATGTTTAACAGAAGGATCGGTGAGGCTCTGGCCGTGAATTCGGTGAATCGACTCCATCGAGTTCCAGGGAATTGTATTGGCAACTTGTTAGCTATGATCAGAGACCAAGCCCCAAATATAGTAACAATCGTAGAGCAAGAAGCTAGCCATAACGGACCATATTTCCTAGGCCGGTTCTTAGAAGCGTTGCATTACTATTCGGCGATATTTGATTCGTTGGATGCAACATTTCCAGCAGATTCATCACagagggcaaaattggaacagTACATATTCGCACCGGAGATAATGAATATAGTGTCGTGTGAGGGAGGGGAGAGAGTGGTGCGACACGAGAGGTTGGAAAAGTGGAGGAGGTTGATGGAAGGAAAAGGGTTCAAAGGAGTAGCACTAAGTGCAAACGCAGTGACACAGTCAAAAATATTACTGGGACTCTACTCATGTGATGGTTATAAATTGACCGAGGACAATGGTTGCTTGCTTTTGGGCTGGCAAGATAGAGCTATTCTTGCGGCCTCTGCATGGCGATGCTGA